A segment of the Capricornis sumatraensis isolate serow.1 chromosome 8, serow.2, whole genome shotgun sequence genome:
GGGGCAAGGGCAGGGGCAGTTCATACATGGCAGTTGACTTGCTAGGAGAGGAAGGCATCTCGGCCTCCACCCCAGGTGGGCAGGTAGAGACTATCACAAATAGCAACACCAAGGAAAGCCTGCTGTGGGCAGGACCCAGGCTTGTGCTGCAGGAGGTGCTCCTCATTCCTACACTGTAGTCATGCTGCAGCGGTGGAAACCAGCTTTTCATCCTTATCCTGAGGGCTGGCTTCAGTCTGCACTGTCTAAGGAGAGATCTGGCTGCAAAGCTGTCATCTGAAGGTAGATACGCCTGGACAGCTCTGGTCCAACACGGCGCGAGGTGGCTGTCACGCCTTCCCCACGGCGCACCTTTAAGTCTGCGAGCAAATTCTGGCGTTCTTGCTCAGAAAAACACCGCTTATAAGCCTGAAAGTAGTAAATGAGCTGTTAATACCACACTACCCACAGCCATTCTTCATCTACGAACAGAGGATAGGAAGCTTGTGTTGATGAGAATGAGATGAGAATCTGTCCTCCCTCCCTGATCAGTGTTGACTCTGATCTCAGACCCGCACTGTGGACTTACAAGGCACTCCTGGGCCCTCACCAGTGCTGTCCATGGGAACTGGGAGTCCACCAAGGCCACAGCACACTGGGCAGTGACCCCTGGAAGAGCATACCTGGATCAGGATCTGTGGGGAGGGGTAGGCGTCCACAATGGCACTGGCCATCTCCAGGCTGACCCGGTTCAGCTGCTGAATCTGTCTCCTCCAGACCAGTGCAAGCCCCCTGCCAGAGTGGTCCACCTTGGCCCCTCCAGCCCAGTCACTctccaggcagaaggagaaaCTAGTTTGATCTCGGAGCTTCCTGCAAACAGCGCAGTTGAGGAGCTAAAAGTCATGCATTTGTCTGCTGCACTTGTCCCTTTAACTAGGAACTTAAAAACCTTCCTCTGACCTTGGAAGAGGTGTGTACAATGTTCCACCCAGGCAATGCTAGTTGCTTAAAAACTAACTAGATTCCCTTAAAAACAACATTTACTCCTTTTCATTAAAAGAGAAGTTACCAGATTCTTGCTTACACTGAGACTGGGCTCTATTTGGGGAGGCAGTGTGCACAGGCGTAGGCACAGGGGACTGGGTGTCAGGCAATTTAGAGTCTAGCTCTGGTTCTAATTTGCTCGGAACTTTGACAAGTCAGTCTCTTCAGGCCTCAGTTCCCTCAGGTATAAAATGAAGGACTCGACTGTCTCTCAGGTCTCATTAACTTTTAAGTCCTAACGATGAACAGCCCTTGAGCTAAGTATGctaaaaaattgttttacaaaAGCATGTTTTATTGTGACCTGATCTGCAATGAATCCTGGTAACTTGGCCCACTGATAACCCAGTACGAATCTGCAGAACATAAACTTACACCTAAGctaaagtgttagtcgttcagttgggttggactctcttgcaaccccatgaactgtacctctgtccatggaattctccaggcaagaatactggagtggattgccattcccttctccaggggatcttcctgacccaggcagtgaacccaggtctcccacgctacaggcagattctttaccatctaagccaccaggcaaTCGCTACACATATAAGCTAAAGGAGAACATTTTAAAGGGACCGTGCTTGAAGGCTCCTTCCAAGAATCCCCAGGGTTAAGTCAGCTGCTTCTGCCTCAAGCTTGAGCAACAACAGACTAGCAGCAGAGTTAGGGGAAGGAGACCTCTTCTCTGGGTACCAGAATCATTGTAAAGGACAAGGCCCAGCCACTGAGCCAGGGCTCGACGGGGGGCACTCACTTGAAGGGCGCTTCAGCCACGGCCTTTGTGAACGCGCATGCCAAGTCAGCCAGCTCTTTCCAGCTCTGCACAATTTGAGCCTGGGCTTCTGTGTGCAGCTGCAGATCTACCAGTGCCTAGAAACCCCAAAGCAGGATGGACTGGAAGAGCATGGAGAGACCAGTCTGAAACTATTCTCCTCTCACTGTTCACTGAAGCTACACCCCAATCCCTTGGCTCCCTGTTTGGCCCTTCTTTCCTACCTAGTGCCAGGGCAGAAAGTAGTGTCCAGCAGGCATTTTACTCTTTAGCAACGCAGGTTAGATGAGAGTGGGTGCCCACGCTGATTCAGGCAACAGAAGTTCTTACCTCTTCCATATCTACCCTGGTCGCCATGGCCACTGTGCTGGCCTCTggttgtttctgctgctgcttcttcttCTCCTTGGCCTGTTCTCTATTTGCCACTCTCTGTTTCCTTCTTAGAGGATTCAGAGCACTGGAGCAGGGGAGGAAATCAAAAGTGTAGCAGCTCCAGGCTGAGCTCAGGCAGAAGAGGTGTGAGAAGGCTGGACCAGAGAGTTATAAAGGGCTAGGAGGGATGCTGTTTTGCAGAGGGACCCAGATCTGGAATGAATAAATCCACCCCTGCTGGCCCAAGAGCTGCCCCTTTTAATACTAAGTCTTGAGGACAAATCCAAACCTGAAGTGCTTCTCTGGATCCACAATCACCAGGAACAGATGTTTCCCAGCTGTCCTCGCTGTGATGTCAGTCACGAAGCTCCGAAgtgtttccttcccttcctcgGTGCTGCCCAGACTTCCCTGCATGGAGGGGCAGAAAGGGCATGAATGTCTGCTCCCTAGAGCCAGCCCTCTGCCTGGCCTCAGCACCCACCCCTCTGGCTGTACCCACCTGCTTGAAGTGGTAGATCAGGGACATAAACACCTCTGCCAGGAGCAGCACCAGAACCATGGACTCTTCCACCCAGCCCTCCTCGCCATCCTGTTAAAAGGAAACAGACCCCCGTAAAGGGAGGCAGGTCAGCAGGTGCTCAGCACCTGAGAGAAGCCCAGGCCTTCTGGGTGAATGACTTCATCCCCATTGGCCTAGTCCATTTTGCAGTATCCTTTTTCTTCTGGAATGAAATCATGGTGGCAAGAAATAGTAACCCATGATTCCGTCCCTCCCAGTCCTCAATGGTTCAACCTTGGTGTACTGCACTTTAGTAGTGAATATGAAAGGTTAGTTGAAATAGGCTGAGAAGTAACTGCCAATATTCTACGCATTTGGAATTGGGGAATGGAGGGTAGGAAACTCTTCTGAAGAATCTGGAACTAATATGTAATCTGGGCTTTGAGGGTAAATGCGAAGTATGAGCTGAGCGGCTCTTGGAAAGGAATAGGTTTTGTGTGACAAAGATAAGAATCACCAAGGAAATTTCGGTCTGTGAGAGCACTTCTCTTTCACCACACTAAGGCATAATCAAACAAAGCCAAGGTCACGTAACAGTCCACAATCCTACAGTGCAGCATTAACCAATCTGAAATGGCAGCACTAccccagatggagaaactgagtaaAGGCTGTTGTTATACAAGGGATGGAGCTGTCCCTTGTAGTTTCCTTgcaccctgcccacaccttgaaaAACAGCCCGTTATTAAACCCTCCTCAAGTTTATACTGAGTGTGCCATCTGCTTTCCAGGTGGGGCCTTGACTGAGATATAGCCTTTAGGATAAAAGCATACTTATCTTGTAAAACTtaaggaggaggagagacagcAGTCAGAAAACCCCTACCTCAGAGGGCCCAGCCCTTCTCCTCCACGTGAGGCTGCAAGGCACAGCCTGCGCCTCTATCACACAGCAacaatccatggactgcagggctcCAAGGAGCTGACCCCCACCTCCCATCTGTAAGAGCGCTGCAACAGACGGGAAAGGGACTGTCAGCGGGACCCAGAAAGCAGTTTACCcagcaggagagaaagaaagatgtcGGTAGGACCTGGATCCAGCAGCACAACGATGTGCTTTAAGCACTCCTCTGGCCTCTGAGCTTTCAGC
Coding sequences within it:
- the EME1 gene encoding crossover junction endonuclease EME1; its protein translation is MAVKKSSLSLDSSESDSEELPTFAFLKNKPSSVKRRQPQEDEKIVVVDISDSEASCPSPKLKDPPLVPEAAETVIQTEPVSVLSSGSENEEEFMPLAKRLICKFLTHKQLSPEKSSSPFETVLDHQNNERVSRDWQKQPFTKIRDIPLCGTSERHASSNKDPVVDNPCYQLPAYQTTCTVQSNSLTINKTNAEVPLPQKRRKYSQKVQKSSAQGCQQWGRASQKESTQRQQERKKKTALVNRLKAQRPEECLKHIVVLLDPALLQMGGGGQLLGALQSMDCCCVIEAQAVPCSLTWRRRAGPSEDGEEGWVEESMVLVLLLAEVFMSLIYHFKQGSLGSTEEGKETLRSFVTDITARTAGKHLFLVIVDPEKHFSALNPLRRKQRVANREQAKEKKKQQQKQPEASTVAMATRVDMEEALVDLQLHTEAQAQIVQSWKELADLACAFTKAVAEAPFKKLRDQTSFSFCLESDWAGGAKVDHSGRGLALVWRRQIQQLNRVSLEMASAIVDAYPSPQILIQAYKRCFSEQERQNLLADLKVRRGEGVTATSRRVGPELSRRIYLQMTALQPDLSLDSAD